The stretch of DNA TTTTAGGCTTAAGCAATGTAAAAGGGTGATAACGCTCCAGCGCTTTTTAGAAAGCATGGGGGTCAAGGAATGGCAAAGCTGGATTTTAGCGCTTTTGGGCAAAGGTCATTGGCGGAAAGCAAAATGCCCACAAGCCAATCAGGCTATGAGCATTTTATGGTTTGAGGAGCAAGGCTTGTACAACCTTGTATTAAAATACGAACGTTTAACCAATTTAAGGAAACCGCCGTGTGCGAGAGCATGCACGGTGGTGTGAGAGGGTACTCGATTAGGCAATTATTTGTTGTTGCGATTTGTGGATTTTATCGGTTTTTAAGAAGCATGAGAGAAATTAGAATGAGTATAAATTATCAGTTCTAATGGCTTTTTTATTTGTGTTCTGTAAAAACATTACATAAGGTCTCTTTAAATGAAAATAAATCGTATGTTTAAAAAATGATTTCTAATTTTTTCATGCCCGGATTAATCATTCCTAATTAGCTATGAAAAGTTTTTGTTATTTCTGGCGATGTTGGGTGGTTTAATTGACTATACCTAAAGTATGTTATTTTGCAGGTGAGTGAAATTTTACCTTGAAATTAAGCCCATTTTAATTAACCTAAATATCAAACTATGAAGAATTGTTTTACTCGCAAACTGTTGTTTGCATTGTTTTTATTGCCACTAGCAGCCTTTTCTGTTATTGGTGATAGTAGCAATACAAGCAATGCATTCTCTGATAAGTCCGAAAGGGCAATTCAGTTTTGTCCAGCTTATCCAGGGTTGATTAATGCTAAAAATCCTGATGGAACAGCAATCTCCTTCTACCTGAAGGGTGATGAAATTTTACACTGGCAGGAAACTCCCACTGGTTATACTCTGTTGGAGAATGAAAAGGGTTACTATTGTTATGCTACACAAGACGCTAAGGGTAATTTAATACCTTCGGATATTGTTGCTACCGATGCCCGATCAAAATCAGGTGTGTCTACTCGAAAAAATTTGACTTTTAGTAAAGGGCAAATTATTGAAGCACTAAAAATTCGTGAGAAATTATTTCACCCTACTATTTCTGTGAAAACTACGGGTTCAAAGACACGTGGAGCGACTACTGGCGATCGTAAGGTGCTGATGCTTTTAATTGATTTTAAGGATCGTCCTTTTGCTCATTCGCGTCTGGAATATGACAATATGATGAATTTGGCTGGTTACAACGGCACGGGTAGTTTTAAGGACTATTACAAAGCGGTTTCCTACAATCAATTAAATTGTATTACTACTGTAAAGGGGCCTTATCATGCCAATGGCACAGTCGCTAAGTATGGTGCAAATATAAATGGAAATAAATATACAAACGCAAAACTTCTTGTTCAGGAGGCTATTGATGCTGCTGAATTGGATGGTGTGAATTTTGCCGATTACGATAATGATGGTGACGGTTATGTTGATGCTGTTATTGTTGTTCATTCCAATAATGATGAAGCACAAGGTGCTGGCTCAAATGCTATTTGGTCGCATCAGAGTGCGCTTCGCTATAGTGGAATGGATCGTATGTATGATGGCGTTAAGATCGATTTGTACAACATCGATCCAGGTGTTACCGGTGCTACGGGTGATGCTATGGGTTCAATTGGCGTTTTTTGTCATGAATTTGGACATGCATTAGGACTGCCCGATACCTATGATATCGATTATACTAAAGCTTTAACACCCGGTGATTGGGATGTAATGGATGGAGGTGCTTACAATAATAATAGTCAAACTCCTTCTTTCCACAATCCATGGGCTAGGGCTAAATTGGGCTGGCAAACTCCTGTTGCAATTGTTAATCCTCAAGTTGCAATGAATTTGGGCGATTGCAGTTCAAGCCAAGATTTGTTTAGGGTAAATACTCAAACTAAGGGTGAGTATTATATCTTGGAGAATCGTCAACAGACTGGGTTCAACCAGTATGTTTATGGCCATGGCCTTTTAATTTGGCGGATTGATAGTACCTACATTTCCACCGCTGGTAATGGAGTGAATACAGATAAAGAACATCAGGGCGTTGGTCTTGTTAGGGCAAATGGGGTAGCATTGAATAGTGCTGCAAATACCTTTCCCGGAACTGCTAACATACTTGCATTTACCGATGAAACGACTCCTTCCATGAAGGCGTATGATGGGAAACGGGTATATAAACCGATTACTAATATTCAAGAAGTTGCTGGGAAGATTAACTTTGATTTTGTCCAGAATATTCCCGCTGCCGATGCCGGAGTAGTTTCGGTTATTAATCCCCAATCGGGCTTGTTAAATACTGGAGGAGTTAGTGTTAAGGCTTCCATAAGAAATTATGGTTCTGCTGCTATTTCTAATTTCCCTGTTTCCTACAAAATCGATGGAGAGGTTCCGGTAGTTGAAATATTTGTAAATACGATAGAACCGGGTGCTGTTGCCGAATTTGAGTTTGCTACTCCTCTTATTATTCCGGTAGCAGGTATGCATACTGTCGAAATTGCCACCGCTGTCGTAGGTGATCTTATCGTAGATAACGATATGACAATGAAATTATTTATGCTTGTTTCTTCTTTCTCTTCTTTCCCTTTTTCCGAAGATTTTGAGGGTAATTCCTTCCCACCCGCTTTGTGGACGGTAATTAATCCAGATGTGATAGATGGAACTTGGGTTGAAAAGACGGTAACAGGTGCAGATGGGAACGTTACAAAAGCGGCTTTTATTGATTATTGGAATTATGCCGGCACCAAAGATCAACTATTAACACCAATTATTGATTTAAAAGGTGGTAGTGCTCCTTCACTTTCCTTTAATTATGCTTACCATAAGACCAATTCTGATGGCTTGGCTATCCAAATTAGCACTGATTTTGGAAACACTTATTCCACCGTGTGGCAAAAAAGTGGTGAGGAACTGGCTACTGTTCCGGGCACAGTCGCATTTAATGATTTTACTCCTACAGAGGCGAGTCATTGGAGAAACGTTAATATTGAACTGAATCAGTATATCGGTAAAGCGATCATCATCTCTTTTACTGGTATATCTGCCAATGGCGACAATATTTACATTGATGACGTTAAGGTTGGTGAATCTACCTGTGTTTCTCCTTCCTCACCAAAGTCATTTTCTTCCTCCAATATTTCTAAGTTTTCTGGTACAATTGGTTGGGTGAGAGGTAATGGTGTAGGTGTCGTTGTTCTACAACGTATCGCCGAAGGTGTTGATGGTGTTCCTCAGAATACTAAACTATACAAGGTTGGCGATATGATTGGTGCGTCAAAAGTTATTTATGTAGGCGATGCAACCACTAAAAATTTAACCAACCTTATTCCTGCCACTCCTTATAATTATGCAGTGTATGAGGTGTCGAGCACAAGTTGTTACTCTTTAGAGCCACTTCGAGGTAGTTTTGCTACGCTGGGACTTGCAACTGTACAAACAGTTACCATACGCGATTTGCAGAGCAGTTCAGCAACCATTGTCGGTAAAGTGACCAGCATTGGTGAGGCTCCTGTTACCGAACGAGGTATCTGTTATGGTCTGAAATCCTATGAACTTGGTATTGAGTTTGATCATGTCGTTTGCCAAAGTGGAATAGGTGAATTCGGTGCTTCATTAACCAACTTGCTACCTGGATCTCCATACTATGCTGTAGCTTATGCCAAAAATATGTACGGCGTATCTTATGGAAGTATTGTGCCTTTCTATACAACGGGTGGTTGTGATTATTTGAACTATTTGCCTTCGAGTGTAGGGAAATTTTCCTCAGTATATACCGATTTGGGTACAAATGGTGCCGCTATTCCTGTGGCCAACTACGATGATGCAAATTCTTCTCCTATTGACATTGGATTTAACTTTAATTTCAACTGTTTGGCGTTTGATAAATTCATATTAAATACAAACGGTGTAATTAAGTTAGGCACTACGAATCCATCAACAGCAATGCTATTCAATTCGGATCCATGGAGTGCAACAGAGGAAGGGTTTTATAATAATGATGGAAGAGACATGTATTTAATTGCTCCTTTTAACTTTAATTTAACAGCTGGTAGTGGTGTTCCTGAGTATAGAGTTTATACTGCTGGTAATGTGGGTAGTAGGGTGACTACGATTCAGTTTAAAAATCTATCTGACAAATCTTTCAGCGCTTTGGTAGGAACCTCCAAAGAATACACCACTGAGACCCAATATTCAAACCTTGAGTTTCAAATAAGGTTATATGAAACTACAAATGTCATCGAATTTGTTTATGGCACATGGACTCCTTCTGCAAATGCATCCGATTGGAGTATTGCATATGTAGGTATAAAAGGCGGCGGTTATGGTTCAGATAACATTATCGGAGCAGATAAAGCATACGCGGCATCATGGACAACTGGTACATTCGCAAAAGGTGTTTATACTAACAGTGGCTGGAGGTTTCAAAAGTCAAATACATTTATTCCTGGCTTATTACTCCGTTTTACTCCGTTAGCTGCTAATGATGTTTCTGTAGCAGATGTATATACACTTACAAATCTTCCAACGGATGTTGGCGCACCACAAACTATTTCAGCCGATATTAAAAATATTGGACAGACTGATGCCGCAAATATTTCGGTTAGTTTGGAAGTGACCGGTGCTAACACCTATACCGCTACACCAATTGTTATTCCATCACTTGCATCGGGGAAAACCCAAAGGGTAACTTTCCCCGCTTTTGCTACGAATACTGTTGGGACAAACTCTGTTAAAGTATTTCTTGCAGCAGGTGACCTAAATGCAGCTAATGATGCCCGAACGGTTTCCCAAACAGTATCTGCCAACACGTATTCTTATACAGTAGGAAGTGTTGCATCAACAGCATACTCCTCCGCGGGTAACTCTGCAGCTGTAAAATACCATGTTGCTGGATCTCGGGTTGTTAAAACGGTTACTGCATTTATTTATAACACTGGCAGTAATTCAGGGAAATCAACAAAGGCATATGTTTATGATGTTAATGGCGTAAAGATTGGAGAATCTGCTCCAGTAACCGTAACAATAGGTGCATGGAATACCTTTGCAATTTTAGTTCCGCCAACAGTTACTAATTCTGATTTTTATGTAGGGATTGACGTTACTGTCGTGGGGGGGACAAATTATTGGTTAGCAGCGGTGCAAAATATTAATGCGCCAATGGAAGGAGTAAATGTTGTTATTCCTGTTGCTGGTGGAACTCCAAAAGATTTCTCAGCATCAACACGATTTATGATTACTGCAGTAATTGACCTGCCTGCTGTTACGGATGTACCTGTTGTGGTTACTAATAGTGAAGTAATACATGCTACAGATGTTACGGCAGTTGTTAGTGGTACTATTACCGATGATAAGGGAGCTACTATTACGGAGCGTGGTTTTTATTGGAGCACATCAAGTCCGGTTACTACCGCTAATACCAAAATTACCTCATCTACAACTGGAATGGGCGCGATTTCGGAGTCCATTAGTGGATTAACGTTAGGTAATACCTATTATGCGGCTGCTTTTGCAACCAATAGTAATGGAACAACCTTGGGCAATGAGATTAGTTTTGTGAAGAAATCATCACAATCCATTAATTTCAGCAGTCTGGCTTCACTTGTATATTTAGATGCCGATGTTGCTCTTACTGCAACGGCCACTTCTTCTTTAGCTGTTTCATATACAAGCGATAATACTGATGTTGCAACTGTTGTGGAAAACCCTGTGGCTTCAGGCAATTTCTTTATTCATGTAGTGGGTGTTGGTACCTGTAATATTCTGGCTTCACAAGCTGGAGATGGTACCTATACTAACGCTGTTGATGTAAAACAACCGTTAACAATTAACAAGAAAGTTGTTACGGTTACTATTCCTGATTTAACTCGTTCGTTTAACTACAATCCTCAAGTAGCGGTTCCTACTCCGGCCATTTATAAGTATATGATTACATATGACGGAAGCAAATACGCTCCAGTTGATGTAGCTTCTTACGCCGTTGTTGCCACTATTGATGAAGTTAATTATGAAGGGACTGTTTCCGAAACGATGGTCATTAGTAAGGTAAATTCTGAAATTACCTTCAATCCAATTTCTGCAAAGAAATTGAGTGATGACGATTTCTTCCCAGATGTAATGTCTACTTCCGGTTTAGATATTGCGTTAGTAAGCAGTAATACGAGTGTTGCCACCATAGTTGATGGAATGATTCATATTGTTGGCGAAGGAGAGTCAACAATTACAGCGTCCTCAACAGGCAATATTAACTTTAATGTTCCTGCCTCGGCCGATAGAGTTTTATTGGTTGATGAAACCAAACCGGTAATTACCCTCTTTGGTGATGCAGTAATGACTGTGGCCAAAAATGCTACTTTCACTGATCCTGGTGCAACCGCCACCGATAATGTTGACGGTGATATTTCGACCAGTATCGTAGTAACGGGTAGCGTGAATACAGCTACTTCTGGAGATTATATTCTAACCTACAACGTCGCTGACGCTGCTGGTAATACAGCTGTTGCGGTTACACGCACGGTTACCGTATCCCCAGGAACAGGTGTTGACGAAAATGATCGCAATGCAGTGAAGATTTACTCTGATGCTAGCGTGGTTTACGTTAATATTCCTGAACTCAAGGGTGCCGCTAAGCTTTACGTTTACAATGTAATTGGAAATGGTGTTTACCAAACTACTGATTTAAGCCAAGGCTTAAACCAGGTAGTTGTGAATGTGATTTCGGGTGTTTACATGGTAAAACTAGAAGCAAACGGTAAGGTTTATACAGCGAAAGTTGTGATTAGATAATCTGTTTTGTCTTTATTAAAACTAGGAGGCCACTCATTGCGAGTGGCCTCTTTTTTTGTTTTATGCGCAGTAGTAATAGTGCAAATTTATGGTGTTAACTTGTCTTCGGGTGCCATCATGGTTTCTCTTTTGCTCATTTCCGTATAACCAGCAATCCTATTCTAATTACTGGATTGCTTAGGCTTCAAGGTGTCGTCAGCGAAAACGAATACGGGTTGAATACAGCGGTTGGTATACCTCTGAGTTTTGCACTAGGGTTTATTAATAGAAAGAGACGAAATTCTACATTTACTGAAACTGTTCCAAGAGAACGCTAAGGTTTAGCAGCGGAAAACGTTTCTGAAGTTCCATCGTTTTGTGGCGCTGTGTTTTTTTAAACTGCAAGTGTTCAGTAGTGTCTGGATTGAATGGACGGTGGTTCGCTGCCTGTATTAGCCTTTCCACTTCGGGGATGAGTTTTGCTGTTTCGGAATCGATGGCTGCTCCCACAAACTTTTCGAAGATGTAATCCACGGCAACACTTGATGGGTGAATCATATCCTCGGCATAGAATCGATAGTCGCGTAGATCGTCCATCATGATTTCGAAGGCAGGAAAGTAGTAGCAGTCGTGGAGCGATAGGCACATCTTTTGGGCAGCCATGATAAGGGTGGCCTTGCTTACCATGTTGTTCACGGCACCATCCTTCCAGTGGCGGATAGGACTGATGGTAAATATCACTTTTAGCTTTGGATTCTTTTCCCGGAGTTTTATGATTGCTACCGCAAGCATCTGCATAATCTCATCTTCAGTCATAGGGATTCGATCGAAATCCTTTGCTGGAAACTTATGGCAGTTGGCCACCACGGTTCTGGTTTTTCGGTATTGATAGGTCCAGCTGGTGCCCAAGGTGATTACCAAAAAATCGATATCCTTGAGAAATTCTCTTCCTGTTGCGAGCGATTGGTTTATGTTGGTTAGGCACTCCTCTTTTGAAGGTGAAGAAAAGGAGGAGTGGTGGTAGAAGCTGCCCCAAAGTCCTCCTTGGTTAAAGAGTTGCTCTTCGCTAAAGAGGTTGTTGGCCATTAAAACATTGAGCGATTGACTTATGGAAAAAGGGTTGTAGAGCACCCCAAACGGGTTGATAAGCGAGGGAAAGAGCAGGTTGCCCATTCGGTCGCCCATGTTTGTGGCAAAGCAAGAGCCAAGGAATAAAACTTTGCTGTTATAGCTTATTTTCTGTTCAAACGGGTCAACCGAAACGGTGGTGCGAAATTCCATAGCTACTGTTTTTGTTGATTAAGATTACGAATAATTCCTGAATATCCGGCTCGTTTAACGGCAGAACCAAAAAATATTTTTTCGAATTGTTCGGGATCAATGCTCTGCCATTGGGCGGGAGTTAATGAAAGTAAGCCTCTATTTAAATCGGCTTTTCCTGAGAGAACCCGCAATGGCTTTTTGTTCCAAGGGCAAACCTCCTGGCAAATGTCGCAGCCAAAGGCATGGCCATCAACCATCGTGTGTTGTTCTTGTGTAAACTCCCCCTTGTGCTCAATGGTGAGGTAGCTGATGCAGAGGTTGGAGTTCACTACTCCGGCTGCAACAATTGCTGAAGTAGGGCAACTGTCGATGCAGCGGGTGCATGCTCCGCATAAGCCGGGGCCAAATGGTTGGTCGGGCTCCAGTTCCAAATCGAGAATGAGTTCAGCGAGCAAGGTAAACGAGCCAAGTTTTGGGTGGATTAATAGGCTGTTTTTGCCTATCCAGCCCAAACCACTTCGCACGGCCCATGCTCGCTCAAGTACGGGCGCCGAATCGGTAAAATAGCGCCCATTTACAGGAGTCCCTAATTCGAGTGAGATGAACTCCATAAGCACCTTCATTCGCTGTTTTAATTCCTTGTGGTAATCGCGAAACCATGCGTAGCGTGCTACTCGGGGTGCATCGGTTGCTTGTTCTTCGCCCTGGTTATAGCTGTATAGAAGTGAAATGACGGTTTTTGCTTCTTCAACTAAAAGTGTTGGGTTAAGCCGCATTTCGAAGTGCTTTTCCATGTAACCCATGCCTGCCTGAAAACCTTGATTAAGCCAATTGTTTAATCTCTCCTTCTCCGAGGATAAGTGTTCGGCTTTTGCAAATCCCACTGCCTCAAAGCCAAGTTCTGCGGCCTTGATACAGATATTCTCTTTTAGGGATTTTGGTGGAGAATTTTCCATTTTTACTGTTTTGAAGTACCAAAGTTAAACGAAAAATGGGAGTGAGGCCATGTTGGTTGATAATTGCTCATCTGGTTCCAGCTGTAACAGGCCACTATGCTGATTTGGGGCGCTTATTAAACCTTTTTTGACTCTGTAGTCAAACATTATACTTAAGTTCACTGTTTAAATAGAATCGTTACTACTCACCAAAATCCATTTTAGAATGAAAAAAATTGTTTTCTTTTCTGTTGCATTTTGCGGAATTACGCTTTCGTTATTTGCACAAGAGAACCTTACCTACCAATTGCCACCCAAAGAAATTTTGGAACTGGCGAACTATGAGCGAGCTCCATCGGTAATGATGGATTATAAAAAGGAATACATGGTTTTAGGTTATAGAAGCACCTACAAAACCTTATCGGATCTTAACCAAGACGAGCTTCGTTTAGGCGGATTACGGATAAATCCAGTCACCAACATTTCTAGTACTGTCACCTATACCACTAATCTGAAAGTTCGTAAAGTTGTAGATAAGGAACCCATTCAGGTAAAGAGTCTTCCGGATAATTCTCGGATTTCCAATATTCAATGGTCGCCTGACCAAACAAAAATGGCATTTACAAACACCACCGAAATTGGGGTTGAAGTATGGCTTTTAGATATTGCTTCGGCTACTGCCCAAAGGCTTACTGAACCAACTGTAAACGCCAACCTCGATGAACCTTTTGTTTGGTTTGGTGATGGGACACAACTTCTTGTGATGATGCTTCCTAGGGATAGACCGGCGTTGGTTGACTCTAAAAAGGAACTTCCTACAGGACCTACAGTGAGCACTAGCGATGGTAAGAAAGCGCAAAATAGAACTTATCCCGATTTGCTCAAGAATAAATTAGATGAAACTAATTTTGAGATCATTGCAAGTTCCGAACTCTATTCAGTTGACTTGAATGGTAAGGCTTCTCTGTTTATGGGAAAGGCAATGTATTCGGGTATAAACTTTTCGCCCGACGGAAATTATCTGATGGTTGAGACCATTCAAAAGCCATTTTCATACCTCGTTCCAATGTATCGTTTCCCATCCAAAACTGTGGTTTACGACAAAGCTGGAAAAGAGATAAAGGTTGTTAATGAGACTCCGCTTATCGAAGTTATGCCCAAAGGTTTTATGGCTGTGCAAACTGGAAAGCGAAATATGAATTGGCGCAACGACAAACCATCAACTCTTTATTTCGTTGTGGCTCTCGATGAGGGAAACCCTGAGAACAAAGTTGATTTCAGAGATGAGGTTTTTCAGTTGAACGCTCCTTTTACTGTTGCTCCAACCTCACTAGCAAAATCGCCCCAACGATTTGCCGGTATTATGTGGGCAAATGATCAGGTTGCAGTGATGTATGACAATTGGTATGATACCCGTAATACTAAAACTTACCTGTTTAATCCATCAAATCCATCGCTGCCACTTAAGATTATTTATGACAGGAATTCTCAAGATATTTATTCCGATCCGGGTAGTTTTGTTACCGTCAAAAATCAATACGGTGAGTATGTTATTGCACTCGACCGTGATGTTGCTTACCTTTTGGGCGATGGATACACAAAGGATGGCCAGTTTCCATTTGTTGATCAGGTAAATTTGAAAACGCTCAAGACCAAACGCGTGTATCAGAGCAATTATACGAATAAGATTGAAAGACTTTTTTCGTTTGTTGATATAAAGAAGGGCGACCTACTCGTTCAAATACAATCGAGCAACGAGTTCCCGAACTATTACATGCGAAACATAAAAAAGAGTGCACTAACCCAATTAACCTTTTTTAAAAATCCGTTTGAGAGCATCAAGGGTGTAGAGAAGAGGGTGATTAAATATATGCGTAACGATGGCGTTTCGTTGTCGGGAACTCTTTATTTGCCTGTAGGTTACGATAAGGTAAAAAAAGAAAAGCTTCCCCTATTAATCTGGGCTTACCCCGAAGAGTATAAGGATAAGAATAGTGCAGGCCAATCGTCTGCAAATCCAAATGAGTTTACTTTCCCATACTATGGCTCTTTTGTTTACTGGGTAACTAGAGGTTATGTGGTTCTCGATGATGCTTCGTTTCCAATTGTAGGCGAAGGTGCCACTGAACCTAACGATTCGTTTTTAGAACAGCTAGTAGCCAATGCAAAGGCCGCTATTGATGCCGTTGACTCTTTAGGTTATATTGATAGAACGAAAGTTGCGGTAGGCGGCCACTCTTACGGTGCGTTCATGACTGCTAACTTGCTTTCTCATTCCAATCTTTTTGCCTGTGGTATTGCGCGCAGCGGAGCATATAACCGAACGCTTACTCCATTTGGCTTTCAAAGCGAGCAGCGAAATTATTGGGAAGTTCCTGATGTTTACAACAAAATGTCACCATTTATGAATGCTGATAAAATGCATACTCCACTTCTGTTAGTGCATGGTGATGCCGATAATAATCCAGGAACATTTACCTTACAGTCTGAGCGTTACTTTCAGGCGCTCAAAGGACTTGGAGCTCCAGTGCGCCTGCTCTTATTACCAAAGGAGTCTCATGGTTATGTCGCAAAAGAGAATATTTTTCACCTGCTTTGGGAACAAGATCGGTTTCTTGAAAAGTATTTGAAGGAAAAAAAGTAAAGCTTGACCTTAAACGCTACAAACCAATTGTGGTGTAATTATACAAAGAGCCGGCTATTAGCCGGCTCTTTTTTTTAAGAATTTAGGAGTGGATTAAAGTGTTCCTACCATTTTGAGTGGATCTACCCACGTGTCGAAATCTTCGGACGAAACGTAGCCTAGCTCCATTGCTGCTTCCTTCAAGGTTTTGTTCTCCTTATGAGCCTTCTTGGCAATTTTGGCAGACTTTTCGTAACCTATATGGGTATTAAGAGCCGTTACCAACATAAGCGAGTTTTGAAGATGCAGCTGAATGTTTGGACGGTTTGGCTCTAAGCCTACGGCACATTTCTCGTTGAACGAAACGCATGCTTCACCAATTAGCCGTGCCGATTGAAGGACATTGGCTGCAATAAGTGGCTTAAACACATTGAGCTCGAACTGACCCATTGATCCACCCATGGTAACGGCCATGTCGTTACCCATAACTTGAGCGCAAACCATGGTAAGTGCTTCGGGTTGAGTTGGATTAACCTTGCCTGGCATGATAGAGGAACCCGGTTCGTTGTCGGGGATAATAATCTCGCCAATTCCGCAGCGGGGGCCGGAACTAAGCATACGAATATCATTGGCAATTTTGAATAGTGAAACTGCAGCACGTTTAAGGGCACCGCTAAGTTCCACCATAGCATCGTGGGCTGCAAGTGCTTCAAACTTGTTGGGAGCA from Williamwhitmania taraxaci encodes:
- a CDS encoding S9 family peptidase, giving the protein MKKIVFFSVAFCGITLSLFAQENLTYQLPPKEILELANYERAPSVMMDYKKEYMVLGYRSTYKTLSDLNQDELRLGGLRINPVTNISSTVTYTTNLKVRKVVDKEPIQVKSLPDNSRISNIQWSPDQTKMAFTNTTEIGVEVWLLDIASATAQRLTEPTVNANLDEPFVWFGDGTQLLVMMLPRDRPALVDSKKELPTGPTVSTSDGKKAQNRTYPDLLKNKLDETNFEIIASSELYSVDLNGKASLFMGKAMYSGINFSPDGNYLMVETIQKPFSYLVPMYRFPSKTVVYDKAGKEIKVVNETPLIEVMPKGFMAVQTGKRNMNWRNDKPSTLYFVVALDEGNPENKVDFRDEVFQLNAPFTVAPTSLAKSPQRFAGIMWANDQVAVMYDNWYDTRNTKTYLFNPSNPSLPLKIIYDRNSQDIYSDPGSFVTVKNQYGEYVIALDRDVAYLLGDGYTKDGQFPFVDQVNLKTLKTKRVYQSNYTNKIERLFSFVDIKKGDLLVQIQSSNEFPNYYMRNIKKSALTQLTFFKNPFESIKGVEKRVIKYMRNDGVSLSGTLYLPVGYDKVKKEKLPLLIWAYPEEYKDKNSAGQSSANPNEFTFPYYGSFVYWVTRGYVVLDDASFPIVGEGATEPNDSFLEQLVANAKAAIDAVDSLGYIDRTKVAVGGHSYGAFMTANLLSHSNLFACGIARSGAYNRTLTPFGFQSEQRNYWEVPDVYNKMSPFMNADKMHTPLLLVHGDADNNPGTFTLQSERYFQALKGLGAPVRLLLLPKESHGYVAKENIFHLLWEQDRFLEKYLKEKK